A single Endozoicomonas sp. NE40 DNA region contains:
- the tnpB gene encoding IS66 family insertion sequence element accessory protein TnpB (TnpB, as the term is used for proteins encoded by IS66 family insertion elements, is considered an accessory protein, since TnpC, encoded by a neighboring gene, is a DDE family transposase.) gives MIRPEDEVAVYLYAEYVDMRKSIDGLAALVEQQAGQSPFNQTVYVFCNRKRDKIKLLCWERNGFVLWYKRLEKFRFKWPGNEAPEAIDGGLLNQLLDGYDIRPKAPHPTLEYTTLL, from the coding sequence GTGATCCGCCCGGAAGATGAGGTGGCTGTCTATCTCTACGCTGAGTACGTTGATATGCGCAAATCCATCGACGGGCTGGCGGCTTTAGTCGAACAACAAGCCGGACAGTCACCATTTAATCAGACGGTCTACGTCTTCTGTAATCGCAAGCGGGACAAGATCAAGCTGTTGTGTTGGGAGCGTAATGGCTTTGTGCTCTGGTATAAGCGACTGGAGAAATTCCGCTTTAAATGGCCGGGGAATGAAGCACCCGAAGCGATCGATGGAGGCCTGCTCAACCAGCTTCTGGATGGTTATGACATTCGCCCCAAAGCACCTCACCCAACACTGGAATATACGACTTTACTCTAA
- a CDS encoding FKBP-type peptidyl-prolyl cis-trans isomerase has protein sequence MKIDHTIPSAVVFLWLAATVCLCFANEDSNIKSGFNSVTQVIPVDCNVKVKDGDIIKAHYNGYLLLTDSTIKIDSSYERGKTFNFRLGSERVIKGFIYGFSDMCLGEKRLITIPPELAYGEIGIPGRIPANSTLLFEIELVEILQPDTTSQYIR, from the coding sequence ATGAAAATAGATCACACAATTCCATCTGCTGTGGTTTTTCTTTGGCTTGCTGCGACAGTTTGTCTCTGCTTTGCTAATGAAGATTCTAATATTAAATCAGGTTTTAATTCGGTAACTCAGGTAATTCCTGTCGATTGTAATGTTAAGGTGAAAGATGGTGATATTATCAAAGCTCATTATAATGGGTACTTACTGTTAACTGACTCAACGATAAAAATTGATTCATCATATGAACGAGGAAAAACATTCAATTTCCGCTTAGGTTCAGAAAGAGTTATCAAGGGGTTTATTTATGGATTTAGTGATATGTGCCTTGGTGAGAAGCGCCTTATTACTATACCTCCTGAATTGGCCTATGGTGAAATTGGAATACCAGGTAGAATACCTGCAAATTCTACGTTGCTTTTCGAAATAGAGTTAGTTGAGATTCTCCAGCCTGACACTACCTCACAGTATATTAGATAG
- a CDS encoding VOC family protein translates to MLEHEKLDYVEFPSSNLSKTKDFFTSAFGWAFEDFGQEYIAFMNQGLNGGFYKSELKASTENGSALLIFYSDNLEKTQEKIERNNGVIVKSIFSFPGGRRFHFTEPSGNEFAVWSDK, encoded by the coding sequence ATGCTAGAGCATGAAAAGTTAGATTATGTAGAGTTCCCTTCTTCAAATTTAAGTAAAACAAAAGATTTCTTTACCTCTGCTTTTGGCTGGGCATTTGAAGACTTTGGGCAAGAATATATAGCATTTATGAACCAAGGCTTAAATGGTGGTTTCTATAAGTCTGAACTAAAGGCTTCAACAGAAAACGGGTCTGCATTGCTAATTTTCTATAGTGATAACCTAGAAAAAACTCAAGAAAAAATAGAACGTAATAATGGTGTAATCGTTAAATCAATATTTTCATTTCCTGGTGGTCGTCGTTTTCATTTCACAGAACCATCAGGCAACGAGTTTGCAGTTTGGTCAGACAAATAA
- a CDS encoding GNAT family N-acetyltransferase: protein MRIEVDDLSSPLIAEFLEQHIEDMKSISPPESKHALDLDALKSPEITFWSVWYQNKLAGCGAIKELDNTHAEIKSMRTASGFRKKGVASSLLKHIIKISEERGYKRLSLETGSMPFFLAAHRLYEKFGFEYCEPFANYTEDPYSKFMCKTLEHEA from the coding sequence ATGAGAATAGAAGTTGATGATCTCTCAAGCCCTTTGATTGCAGAGTTTCTTGAACAGCATATAGAAGATATGAAATCAATTTCTCCACCTGAGAGCAAGCATGCCTTAGATTTGGATGCATTGAAATCTCCGGAAATTACATTTTGGTCAGTCTGGTATCAAAATAAATTAGCTGGGTGTGGAGCAATTAAAGAGTTGGATAACACACATGCTGAAATAAAATCTATGAGAACTGCATCTGGTTTTAGAAAGAAAGGTGTAGCTTCATCTCTTCTTAAACATATTATAAAGATTTCAGAAGAAAGAGGTTATAAAAGGCTAAGTCTTGAAACAGGTTCAATGCCTTTTTTTCTTGCTGCTCATAGATTATACGAAAAATTTGGGTTTGAATACTGCGAGCCTTTCGCAAACTACACAGAAGACCCATATAGCAAGTTCATGTGCAAAACTCTCGAGCACGAAGCCTAA
- a CDS encoding serine acetyltransferase: MYTFKEYLIYEVLKPKDKFSWKKLLKRIQNSREANYIFWYRAAYVLYRKNNFLAEKLSKKINKRIKFKYCCDIHRESSIDIGFRIGHLSGIVINPKTKIGKNCEIRQNTTIGTIDDANSEGVVIGDDVNIGANTCIIGDGIEIGDNVTLGAMSFVNKDIESNTVFITKKESITKQKNSTHITNGSSSFRASPSTRRRRRRRG; the protein is encoded by the coding sequence ATGTATACTTTTAAAGAGTACTTAATCTATGAAGTATTAAAACCAAAAGATAAATTTTCTTGGAAAAAACTTTTAAAGAGAATACAGAATAGCAGAGAGGCCAATTATATATTTTGGTATCGTGCTGCATACGTTCTATACCGGAAAAATAATTTTTTAGCAGAAAAACTTTCTAAAAAAATCAATAAAAGAATAAAATTTAAGTATTGTTGTGATATTCATAGGGAAAGTAGCATAGATATTGGCTTTCGTATTGGACATTTATCAGGAATAGTTATTAATCCTAAAACAAAAATTGGTAAAAATTGTGAAATACGTCAAAACACAACAATTGGAACAATAGATGATGCCAATTCAGAAGGTGTTGTAATTGGCGATGATGTAAATATCGGAGCAAATACTTGTATAATTGGTGACGGTATTGAAATTGGTGATAATGTTACGCTAGGAGCAATGAGCTTCGTAAATAAAGATATAGAATCAAATACAGTTTTTATCACGAAAAAAGAATCAATTACGAAACAAAAAAATAGCACGCACATAACAAATGGTTCCAGTTCGTTCCGGGCTTCGCCCTCCACCCGACGCCGCCGTCGGCGGCGCGGCTGA
- a CDS encoding pentapeptide repeat-containing protein, which produces MSSRVCPAKSSNKATAHNKWFQFVPGLRPSTRPPSAAAEPGVMWQAQPISKIQLQIELRYYDMNSFKEGETEYYLVKFQDEDLKNKDIRYIEFDSCSFINCDLSESTFEKCKFIDCLFDKCNLSLVKINYSRFLDVSFTNSKVIGVDWAKATWSNICPSSPITFRKCIINDSSFFGLELPEIIIEECKAHDVDFREGSFRKGQFNYSDLTRSTFNNTNLTSASFLEASNYDIDINFNNVKKARFTRYEATRLLENLDIELVD; this is translated from the coding sequence GTGAGTTCAAGGGTCTGCCCAGCAAAGAGTTCAAACAAAGCAACGGCACATAACAAATGGTTCCAGTTCGTTCCGGGGCTGCGCCCCTCCACCCGACCGCCTTCGGCGGCGGCTGAACCAGGCGTTATGTGGCAAGCGCAACCGATAAGTAAAATACAATTACAGATTGAATTAAGATATTATGATATGAATAGTTTTAAAGAAGGTGAGACAGAATATTATTTAGTGAAATTTCAAGATGAAGACTTAAAAAATAAAGATATTAGATATATTGAATTTGATTCATGTTCTTTTATTAATTGTGACCTGAGTGAATCAACCTTTGAAAAATGTAAGTTTATTGACTGTTTATTTGATAAATGTAACCTCAGCCTTGTAAAAATTAATTACAGTCGTTTTCTTGATGTCTCGTTCACTAATAGTAAAGTTATTGGTGTTGATTGGGCAAAGGCTACATGGTCAAATATCTGCCCGTCATCACCAATAACTTTCAGAAAATGCATCATAAATGATTCATCTTTTTTTGGTTTGGAATTGCCAGAGATTATTATTGAAGAGTGCAAAGCACATGATGTGGATTTCAGAGAAGGAAGTTTTAGGAAAGGTCAATTTAATTATTCAGATTTAACCAGGAGTACTTTCAACAATACAAATCTTACTTCAGCTAGTTTCCTTGAAGCATCAAATTACGACATTGATATAAACTTCAATAATGTAAAAAAGGCAAGGTTTACACGATACGAAGCTACAAGACTTTTAGAAAATCTCGACATAGAGTTAGTGGATTGA
- a CDS encoding IS256 family transposase, protein MSVDIDPELVEKLASQIKTQDDLAELSRQLLKVSVERVMAAELEDHLGYSKHAPEGQNSGNSRNGYSKKTLKGDFGEVEVKTPRDRNGEFSPQLIAKGKTRINKLDQQILALYSRGMTTRDIADALEEMYGADVSHNLISKVTEAVQEEVQNWQNRPLESLYPIVYLDGIVVKVHQDKRVVRKTVYVALGVDIEGQKELLGLWIAETEGAKFWLSVLTELQSRGLEDIFIACVDGLSGFPEAINTVYPKAQIQLCIVHQVRNSLKYVSYKDRKAVSTDLKKIYQSATVDEAERELSAFEVTWDDKFPSIGKSWRNNWDNLITLFDYPDDIRKAIYTTNAIESLNSVIRKAIKQRKIFPSDNSVMKVIYLAMERASAKWTMPIRNWVSALNRFAIMFPDRFRQ, encoded by the coding sequence ATGAGCGTTGACATCGATCCGGAACTCGTCGAAAAACTTGCCAGTCAAATAAAGACTCAAGATGATCTTGCCGAACTCAGTCGTCAGCTGTTGAAAGTCTCTGTTGAGCGTGTCATGGCCGCTGAACTGGAAGATCATCTTGGCTATTCCAAGCATGCGCCTGAAGGTCAAAACTCCGGAAACAGTCGCAACGGTTATTCCAAAAAAACACTCAAGGGCGACTTCGGTGAAGTCGAGGTCAAAACCCCCAGAGACCGCAACGGTGAATTTTCACCTCAGCTTATTGCCAAAGGTAAAACCCGAATCAACAAGCTGGATCAGCAGATTCTGGCTCTGTACTCCCGTGGAATGACCACCCGCGATATAGCCGATGCCCTGGAGGAAATGTATGGCGCAGACGTGTCACACAACCTGATATCCAAGGTGACTGAAGCTGTTCAAGAGGAAGTACAGAACTGGCAGAACCGCCCTCTGGAAAGCCTTTACCCCATTGTCTACCTTGACGGCATCGTCGTTAAAGTCCATCAGGATAAGCGGGTTGTCCGTAAAACCGTTTATGTCGCTCTTGGTGTTGATATTGAAGGCCAAAAGGAACTTCTCGGTCTCTGGATTGCCGAAACAGAGGGAGCCAAATTCTGGCTCTCGGTTTTAACAGAGCTTCAGAGCCGTGGCCTTGAAGATATCTTCATTGCCTGTGTTGATGGACTGTCAGGCTTCCCTGAAGCCATCAACACGGTTTATCCAAAAGCCCAGATTCAGTTGTGTATCGTCCATCAGGTTCGTAACTCTCTGAAGTATGTGTCCTACAAGGATCGTAAGGCCGTATCAACGGACCTGAAGAAGATCTACCAGTCAGCTACTGTGGACGAGGCTGAACGTGAACTGAGCGCTTTTGAGGTGACCTGGGATGATAAGTTTCCATCGATAGGTAAATCCTGGCGCAACAACTGGGATAACCTGATAACCCTGTTTGACTATCCTGATGATATCAGGAAAGCGATTTACACGACGAACGCTATAGAATCGCTGAACAGCGTGATCAGAAAAGCTATCAAGCAACGGAAGATCTTCCCATCAGATAACTCTGTGATGAAGGTGATTTATCTGGCGATGGAAAGAGCTTCAGCGAAATGGACGATGCCCATCAGGAATTGGGTATCAGCTCTGAACCGGTTTGCAATTATGTTTCCAGACCGGTTCAGGCAGTAA
- a CDS encoding IS256 family transposase, with amino-acid sequence MSVDIDPELVEKLASQIKTQDDLAELSRQLLKVSVERVMAAELEDHLGYSKHAPEGQNSGNSRNGYSKKTLKGDFGEVEVKTPRDRNGEFSPQLIAKGKTRINKLDQQILALYSRGMTTRDIADALEEMYGADVSHNLISKVTEAVQEEVQNWQNRPLESLYPIVYLDGIVVKVHQDKRVVRKTVYVALGVDIEGQKELLGLWIAETEGAKFWLSVLTELQSRGLEDIFIACVDGLSGFPEAINTVYPKAQIQLCIVHQVRNSLKYVSYKDRKAVSTDLKKIYQSATVDEAERELSAFEATWDDKFPSIGKSWRNNWDNLITLFDYPDDIRKAIYTTNAIESLNSVIRKAIKQRKIFPSDNSVMKVIYLAMERASAKWTMPIRNWVSALNRFAIMFPDRFRQ; translated from the coding sequence ATGAGCGTTGACATCGATCCGGAACTCGTCGAAAAACTTGCCAGTCAAATAAAGACTCAAGATGATCTTGCCGAACTCAGTCGTCAGCTGTTGAAAGTCTCTGTTGAGCGTGTCATGGCCGCTGAACTGGAAGATCATCTTGGCTATTCCAAGCATGCGCCTGAAGGTCAAAACTCCGGAAACAGTCGCAACGGTTATTCCAAAAAAACACTCAAGGGCGACTTCGGTGAAGTCGAGGTCAAAACCCCCAGAGACCGCAACGGTGAATTCTCACCACAGCTTATTGCCAAAGGTAAAACCCGAATCAACAAGCTGGATCAGCAGATTCTGGCTCTGTACTCCCGTGGAATGACCACCCGCGATATAGCCGATGCCCTGGAAGAAATGTATGGCGCAGACGTGTCACACAACCTGATATCCAAAGTGACTGAAGCTGTTCAAGAGGAAGTACAGAACTGGCAGAACCGCCCTCTGGAAAGCCTTTACCCCATTGTCTACCTTGACGGCATCGTCGTTAAAGTCCATCAGGATAAGCGGGTTGTCCGGAAAACCGTTTATGTCGCTCTTGGTGTTGATATTGAAGGCCAAAAGGAACTTCTCGGTCTCTGGATTGCCGAAACAGAGGGAGCCAAATTCTGGCTCTCGGTTTTAACAGAGCTTCAGAGCCGTGGCCTTGAAGATATCTTCATTGCCTGTGTTGATGGACTGTCAGGCTTCCCTGAAGCCATCAACACGGTTTATCCAAAAGCCCAGATTCAGTTGTGTATCGTCCATCAGGTTCGTAACTCTCTGAAGTATGTGTCCTACAAGGATCGTAAGGCCGTATCAACGGACCTGAAGAAGATCTACCAGTCAGCTACTGTGGACGAGGCTGAACGTGAACTGAGCGCTTTTGAGGCGACCTGGGATGATAAGTTTCCATCGATAGGTAAATCCTGGCGCAACAACTGGGATAACCTGATAACCCTGTTTGACTATCCTGATGATATCAGGAAAGCGATTTACACGACGAACGCTATAGAATCGCTGAACAGTGTGATCAGAAAAGCTATCAAGCAACGGAAGATCTTCCCATCAGATAACTCTGTGATGAAGGTGATTTATCTGGCGATGGAAAGAGCTTCAGCGAAATGGACGATGCCCATCAGGAATTGGGTATCAGCTCTGAACCGGTTTGCAATTATGTTTCCAGACCGGTTCAGGCAGTAA
- a CDS encoding serine acetyltransferase — translation MYTFKEYLIYEVLKPKDKFSWKKVLKRIQNSREANYIFWYRAAYVLYRKNNFLAEKLSKKINKRIRFKYCCDIHRESSIDIGFRIGHLSGIVINPKTKIGKNCEIRQNTTIGTIDDANSEGVVIGDDVNIGANTCIIGDGIEIGDNVTLGAMSFVNKDIESNTVFITKKESITKQKNSTHITNGSSSFRASPSTRRRRRRRG, via the coding sequence ATGTATACTTTTAAAGAGTATTTAATCTATGAAGTATTAAAACCAAAAGATAAATTTTCTTGGAAAAAAGTTTTAAAGAGAATACAGAATAGCAGAGAGGCCAATTATATATTTTGGTATCGTGCTGCATACGTTCTATACCGGAAAAATAATTTTTTAGCAGAAAAACTTTCTAAAAAAATCAATAAAAGAATAAGATTTAAGTATTGTTGTGATATTCATAGGGAAAGTAGCATAGATATTGGCTTTCGTATTGGACATTTATCAGGAATAGTTATTAATCCTAAAACAAAAATTGGTAAAAATTGTGAAATACGTCAAAACACAACAATTGGAACAATAGATGATGCCAATTCAGAAGGTGTTGTAATTGGCGATGATGTAAATATCGGAGCAAATACTTGTATAATTGGTGACGGTATTGAAATTGGTGATAATGTTACGCTAGGAGCAATGAGCTTCGTAAATAAAGATATAGAATCAAATACAGTTTTTATCACGAAAAAAGAATCAATTACGAAACAAAAAAATAGCACGCACATAACAAATGGTTCCAGTTCGTTCCGGGCTTCGCCCTCCACCCGACGCCGCCGTCGGCGGCGCGGCTGA
- the tnpA gene encoding IS66 family insertion sequence element accessory protein TnpA: protein MKPEERKQNQALWQERMNDWQQSGLSASGWCKKHDIKQHLFFYWKHKLLTRPDNKLIPLGVVQPEPSAPSLVILYMDSIRIEAAPEQAAALIKALQAAS, encoded by the coding sequence ATGAAACCTGAAGAGCGCAAACAAAACCAGGCACTCTGGCAAGAGCGGATGAACGACTGGCAGCAGTCCGGACTCTCGGCCTCAGGCTGGTGTAAAAAGCACGACATCAAGCAGCACCTGTTTTTTTACTGGAAGCACAAACTGCTCACCAGACCGGATAATAAATTGATCCCTCTGGGCGTTGTTCAGCCAGAACCTTCTGCGCCTTCCCTGGTGATCCTCTATATGGATTCCATACGAATCGAAGCGGCTCCTGAACAGGCAGCAGCCCTGATCAAAGCATTGCAGGCTGCCTCGTGA
- a CDS encoding GFA family protein, whose product MIGQCLCNEVRFKVSGQLPNFYQCHCSLCRKVTGSSANAGTIVNKESFEWLNGQENVSSFIKKTGYRVDFCKSCGSPVPNP is encoded by the coding sequence ATGATAGGTCAATGTTTATGTAATGAAGTGAGGTTCAAAGTTTCTGGGCAACTTCCAAACTTTTATCAATGTCACTGTAGTTTATGCCGAAAAGTTACAGGCTCATCAGCAAATGCAGGAACCATTGTAAACAAAGAAAGTTTTGAATGGCTCAACGGGCAAGAAAACGTCTCATCATTTATCAAAAAAACAGGGTATCGAGTAGATTTCTGTAAATCATGTGGTAGTCCAGTGCCAAATCCTTGA